In Juglans microcarpa x Juglans regia isolate MS1-56 chromosome 4S, Jm3101_v1.0, whole genome shotgun sequence, a single window of DNA contains:
- the LOC121262204 gene encoding uncharacterized protein LOC121262204: protein MSNSGSLGFSSLQKITAALRMFAYGVTADFMDGYLNIGETTALRSLKMFVKAVVSIFSEEYLRKPNNDDIARLLAVGEKRGFSGLTPTVNYTINCHNYAMRYYLADEIYPQWTIFVKTISAPQGNKKKYFAAAQESARKDVELAFGVLQARFAIIRGPARFFHIETLNDIMIAYVILHNIIIKDEHADNEEEEFEYEQLA from the exons ATGAGTAATTCTGGAAGCCTTGGTTTTTCTTCCCTTCAAAAAATAACAGCTGCTTTGAGGATGTTTGCATATGGTGTCACGGCTGATTTTATGGATGGATATTTGAATATTGGAGAGACTACGGCATTAAGAAGCCTAAAAATGTTTGTTAAAGcagttgtttcaattttttctgaAGAGTACTTAAGGAAACCCAACAATGATGACATTGCTAGACTGCTCGCAGTTGGTGAAAAACGTGGATTTTCAG GGCTTACTCCGACTGTTAATTACACTATTAATTGTCATAACTATGCAATGAGATACTATCTTGCTGATGAAATTTATCCACAATGGACAATATTTGTTAAGACCATCTCAGCTCCccaaggaaacaagaaaaaatacttTGCTGCAGCTCAAGAGTCTGCAAGGAAGGATGTGGAGCTTGCTTTTGGTGTGCTTCAAGCACGATTTGCTATAATTCGTGGACCTGCAAGGTTTTTTCACATTGAAACGCTCAATGATATTATGATTGCATAcgtaattttacataatataatcATTAAAGATGAACATGCTGACAACGAAGaagaagagtttgaatatgaacagttggcATAA